The nucleotide sequence GCGTACGCTACGAGTCGATCGCGAAGGGGATTGTGTTCCTGCCGATGGCCTTATCGTTCGTCGCGGCCGGCGTGATCTGGAAGTTCGTGTACGAGTTCCGGCCCGCGGGCACTCCGCAGATCGGGACGCTGAACGCAGTGCTGACGGGTTTGGTTCCCGGATTTCAGCCGCGGGCCTGGCTGGTCAACGCACCGGAGAACAACTTCTTCCTCGTCCTCGTCGGCGTGTGGATGTGGACGGGGTTCTGCGCGGTGATCCTGTCCGCGGCCCTCAAAGGGGTACCAACGGAGGTACTGGAAGCCGGACGCGTGGACGGTGCGGGGGAGGTGCGCCTGTTCTGGCAGATCACGCTGCCGATGATCGCTTCGACGGTGGCAGTCGTGGCGACGACGATGGTCATCACCTCGCTGAAGGTGTTCGACGTCGTCTATGTGATGACGAACGGCAACTTTGGCACCGAAGTCATTGCGAACCGCATGTACAAGGAGCTGTTCAACATTCGCCACTTCGGCCGGGCCAGCGCGATCGCGATCGTCTTGTTCCTGGCGATCCTGCCGGTGATGGTCGCGAACATCCGACGGTTCCGTGAGCAGGAGGCGACGCGGTGACGACCGCGACGGTGGCTTTGCCACGAAAGCGCGCGGTGCGGCGCGCGGCCGAGATCGCGTTGGCCCTGCCGGCCCACGTCGGACTCTGGATCCTCTGCACGATCTGGCTGGTGCCCACGGTCGGCCTGCTCGTCAGCTCGTTTCGTCCGGCGCGCGACGTGGCGACCTCTGGGTGGTGGACCGTCCTGTGGAACCCCACGTTCACGCTGGAGAACTACGCGCAGGTCCTGACGACACAGAACATGGCCTTGAGCTTCGCCAACAGTCTGGTGATCACGATCCCGGCGACGGTGATCCCGCTGCTGATCGCCGCGTTCGCGGCGTATGCGTTCGCCTGGATGGAATTCCCCGGACGCGGCGCGCTGTTCATCGTCGTCGTCGCGCTGCTCGTGATCCCGCTGCAGACCACGCTGGTGCCCGTGTTGCGTCTGTTCAACGCCCTGGGACTGACGGGCACGTTCCCCGCGCTGTGGCTGGCCCACACGGGATACGGGCTGCCGTTTGCGATCTACTTGCTGCGCAACTTCATCGGGTCGCTGCCGCGGGACCTGTTCGAGTCGGCATACCTCGACGGCGCTTCGCCGCTGACCGCATTCTTCCGGCTCGTTCTGCCCCTCTCCGTTCCGGCGCTGGCGTCGTTGGCGATCTTTCAGTTCCTCTGGGTTTGGAACGACCTGCTGGCGGCGCTCATCTATCTGGGCGGTCGGCCCGCGGTGGCGCCGATGACGGTCACCATCAGCAACCTGGTGAACTCGCTGGGCGGGGGCTGGCACCTGCTGACTGCCGCGGCGTTCGTCTCGATGGCCCTGCCGCTCATCGTCTTCTTCGCGCTGCAGCGGTACTTCGTCAGCGGGATCCTCACCGGCGCGGTCAAGGGGTAGAAAGGCGGCACCGGACGCACGGTCGCCGCCCGCGGAGGAGAGGAAGTATGCTCCAAAGGGTCGCCTGCAAGGTCAAGTCCCTCGCGGCCTACGCCGCGGTCGCCGGAGGGGAAGTGCTGGACGAGATCCGCGACTTGGGGCGCGCCCTGCGGGGGCTGCAGTTGGTGCAAGTGAACTCGGCGGCACACGGCGGAGGGGTCGCCGAACTGCTGACGTCGATGATCCCGCTGGAATGTGACGTCGGGTTGGATGCGCAGTGGTGGGTGATCGGCGGCGCGCAGGAGTTTTTCCGAGTCACCAAGGGCTTCCACAATGCGCTGCAGGGTGCCACGTTCGACCTGACCGACCAGGTGCAGGACGTCTACCTGCGCCACAACGAAACCTGCGCGGCGGAGCTGGCCGGCCCCTTCGACGTCGCCATCGTCCACGACCCCCAGCCCGCGGCGATGCGACGCTACTCGAACGTCGACGCGCGGTGGGTCTGGCGGTGCCACATCGACACCTCCTCGCCGAACGCAGCGGTCTGGGCATTTCTCAAACCCTACGTCGAGAGCTACGACGCTGCGGTGTTCACGCTGCCAAAGTTCGTGCCCGCCGACTGGGTCGGCCCCTCGACCGCCTTCGTCCCGCCCGCGATCGATCCGCTGAGCCCGAAGAATCGGGTGCTGCCGCGGCACCTGTGCCGCGAGGAGGTGGCGGAGTTCGGTGTGGACCTGACACGGCCGCTGGTGATCCAGGTGTCACGTTTCGACCCCTGGAAGGACCCCCAGGGCGTCATCGACGCCTACCGGATTGTCAAGGCACAGATGCCGGAAGTTCAGTTGGCGCTCATCGGCGCGATGGCGGACGACGACCCCGGGGGGTGGGAAATCTACGAACAGATCCGTACGGAGGGGGAGGGGGATCCCGACTTCTTTCTGTTTACGAACCTCACCGGTGTCGGTGCGCACGAGGTCAACGCGTTCCAGTCAGTCGCCGACGTCGCGGTCCAGAAGTCGATCCGCGAAGGCTTCGGCCTGGTTGTCTCCGAGGCGCTGTGGAAGCGCACTCCGGTGGTGGGCGGGAGGGCCGGGGGGATCCCTCTGCAGATTGAAGACGGCGTCGGCGGATTCCTGGTGGACTCGGTAGAGAGCTGTGCCGACCGCATCCTCTACCTCCTCACGCACCCCGACGAGGCCAGCCTGATCGCGCAACGGGGCTGGGAGCGCGTGCGGGACCGATTCCTGATCCCGCGACTGGTGCGTGACGAACTGCGGCTGGTCCGTTCTTTGGTCGACCGGGGAGGGTCGGCCGCGAACGAAGGCCCCAAGGGGGCCGCATGCTGATCGTCGCCAACCGGCTCCCGGTGACGGTGGTCAAGCGCAGGGACGGAGTACGGCTGGTCCCGAGTGTCGGAGGACTCGCGACCGGTCTGCGCGCGGTTCAGCAGTCGGAGGACCGATGGATCGGATGGCCGGGCATCGCGCGCGAACGGTTGTCCGCCGACGAGCGCACGGAAGTCGACGTGCGCCTGGGAGCCGTCCACTGCCAGCCGGTTCACCTCAGCCAGGCCGACGTCGAAGCCTACTACGCAGGGTTCTCCAACCGCACGTTGTGGCCTCTGGCGCACTCCTTTCCCGCCTACGCCGTCTACGAAAGGGGGTACTGGGAGGCCTACCGGCGCGTCAACGAGGCCTTCGCCGAGGCGACCGGTGAAGCCGCCACATCGGACGATACGGTGTGGGTGCACGACTACCAGCTCATGCTGGTGCCGCGCGAACTCCGCCTGCGCCGGGCCGACGCGACGATCGGCTTCTTCCTGCACATCCCGTTCCCCCCGTGGGAGGTGTTCCGTCTGCTGCCGTGGCGGCGCGAGATCGTCGAGGGGATTCTGGGAGCCGATCTCGTCGGCTTCCACACGCACGACTACGCGCTGCACTTCCTGGAAGCCGCTCAGCGTCTGCTTGGGGTGGAGCACCGGCTGGGACGACTGGTCGTCGGTGAACGCCTCGTGCAGGTGCACGCGTTTCCCATGGGCATCGACTACGAGAGGTTCGCGCGTGCCGACGAGGACCCGGGCGTGCGCCGCGAGCTCGAGCGGGTCCGCCAGGAGACGTCCGGGCAGCGGGTGGTGCTGTCCGTGGATCGACTCGACTACACGAAGGGGATCCCGCAGCGCCTGACGGCCTTCGATCGCTTCCTCGACTGTTACCCGGACTACCGCGGCCGCGTGACGCTGGTGATGGTGGCCGTGCCCTCACGTACGGAAGTCGACCGTTACCAGGCGCTGCGCCGGGACGTACAGGAGCGCATCGGTGGCATCGAAGGACGCCATGCCACGCTCGGGTGGACCCCCATCCGCTACCTGTATCGACCCGTCCCGTTTTCCACCCTGGCCGCGCTGTACCGGGTCGCGGACGTTGCCCTCGTCACCCCGCTGCGGGACGGCATGAACCTCGTGGCCAAGGAGTACGTGGCGTCGCGCTCGGACGGCCGCGGGGTGCTCATCCTTGGGGAGACTGCGGGGGCGGCGAGGGAACTCTCGGAGGCGCTGATCGTCAACCCCAACGACACCGAAGCGGTGGCCGAGGCGCTGCACGCGGCGCTGACGATGCCTGTTCTCGAGCAGGTGGAGCGGAACCGCAAGATGCAGGAGCGACTGCGTGCCCACGACGTGCGCGCGTGGGCGCGGCAGTTCATCGACGACCTGCGCGGTGTGCGCGGTGTGCAGCGCCGTCTGGCGGGCCGCACGCTGCGGGGCGAATCGCGGGCTGCGCTGGTGTCCGCCTACCGGGGCGCCCGGTGGCGGCTGCTGCTGGTCGACTACGACGGGACGCTTGTGGGATTTGCGGGTCGACCCGCCGACGCCGTTCCGGACGTCTCTCTCGTCGAACTGATGAAGGCCCTGGCCGCCGATCCGCGCAACCGACTCGTCCTGGTGAGCGGCCGAGACCGTCGGACGCTGGAGACCTGGTGGGGCGCCTTGCCCGCGGACATGGCCGCCGAGCACGGTGCCTGGGTCAGGGAAGGCGGTGCATGGTGCTTGGTGACGGACGACGCTCCGGCGTGGAAGGTCGAGGTAAGGCGGATCCTAGATGCATACACCGTCCGCACGCCGGGCACGTTCGTCGAGGAAAAGACGCTTTCGTTGGCGTGGCACTACCGGCTGGCGGATCCGGTGCTGGGCAGCTTGAGGGCGGACGAACTGATCGCCACCCTGAGCCAGCTGGCCGGCCTGTGGCAGCTGGGGATCGTCGCGGGCAACCGGGTCGTCGAGATCAAGGACGGTCGCGTCGGCAAGGGGCGTGTGGCCGCCCGATGGCTGCAGAGCAGAGAGTGGGACTTCGTGCTGGCGGCCGGCGACGACGCCACCGACGAGGAGATGTTCGCGGCCATGCCGGAAGACGCCCATACGATCAAGGTAGGGTTCGGCCCCACGCGCGCTCGCCATTGGGTCGCCGACCCGACCGAGATTCGGGAGGTGCTCGGCGAGCTCGCCCGCGCCGGGGCGCCGCGCGGGGATGCCACCGAGGGGTGAGCGGTCTGGAGAACCGACGGCGCGTGGTGATCGAAGCGGTGCAGCCGCAGGTCGACGGGGGGCGGTTCGCCGTCAAGCGCACGGTCGGAGATCGCCTCGTGGTCACCGCCGACGTGTTCGCCGACGGGCACGACTCAGTTGCCTGTGCGTTGCTGTGGCGCCGCGAAGACGAGGAAGACTGGAACGAAGTGCCGATGGAACCGGTTGGCGACGATCGTTGGCGGGCCGCCTTCGTCGTCGACGGCGTGGGGCGCTATCGGTATACGGTGGAGGGATGGATCGACCGGTTCGGGTCGTGGGTGCGCGACCTGGAAAAGCGGATGCGCGCGGGACAGCAGACGAACGTCGATCTGCAGATCGGAGCGTCGTTGGTGGAAGACGCAGCAGGACGCGCCGCCGGACCCGATCGGGCAGACTTAATGAAGGCGGCGCGGGTGCTGCGGGAAGGGACGGTGGAGGCGACGCGAACCGCCTTCTCCCGGGAACTGGCGGCGCTGATGGCACGCCATGACCCCAGGCGGATTGTCACCCGATACGAACGGGAACTGCAGGTGGTCGTCGACCGCCAGCGGGCGGGCTTTTCGGCCTGGTACGAGCTGTTCCCCCGTTCGTGCGCGACCGAACCCGGCCGCCACGGGACGTTTCGCGACGTCGAGCGCCTCTTGCCGTACGTCGCGGGCATGGGGTTCGACGTGCTCTACCTGCCACCGATCCACCCGATCGGGCGGACACACCGCAAGGGCAAGAACAACAGTCCGGTTGCCGGACCGGACGACCCCGGCAGCCCGTGGGCGATCGGTGGTCCCGAGGGCGGACACAAGGCGGTGCACCCTCAACTGGGCACCCTGGACGACTTTCGACGTCTGGTGCGCGCCGCGCGCGAGTACGGCCTGGAGATCGCACTCGACCTGGCTTTTCAGTGCTCGCCGGATCACCCCTACGTGCGCGAACACCCGGAGTGGTTTCGGCTTCGCCCCGACGGGACGATCCAGTACGCGGAGAACCCGCCGAAGAAGTACCAGGACATCTACCCGTTCGACTTCGAGTGCGAAGCGTGGGAGTCACTGTGGGCCGAGCTGCGCGATGTCGTCCGCTTCTGGATTGCTCAGGGCGTGGAGATCTTCCGGGTCGACAACCCGCACACCAAGCCGTTCGCGTTCTGGGAGTGGCTGATCGAGGATATCCGACGCGACCATCCGAACGTCATCTTCCTGTCGGAGGCATTCACCCGCCCCAAGGTGATGTACCGCCTGGCCAAAGTGGGGTTCACCCAGTCGTACACGTACTTCGCGTGGCGAAACACCCGCTGGGAGCTGGAACAGTACTTCACGGAACTCACTCAGACGCCTGTCCGGGACTTCTTCCGGGCGAACCTGTGGCCCAACACGCCGGACATCCTCCCAGAGTACCTGCAGCTGGGTGGGCGGCCGGCATTCGCGGCGCGCCTGGTCCTGGCTGCCACCCTGGGGGCAAACTACGGCATCTACGGACCTGCGTTCGAGCTGTGCGAAGCCACCCCGCGCGAGCCGGGCAGCGAGGAGTACCATAACTCCGAGAAGTACGAGATCCGCTGTTGGGACCGAGACCGACCGGGCAGCCTCCGGGAGCTGGTGGCGCAGGTGAACCGCATCCGTAGGGAAAACCCCGCCCTGCAGCGGGACGACACGCTCCGCTTCCACGCGACCAACAACGACCGGCTGATCGTCTATTCCAAGGTGACCGACGACCGGGAGAACGCGATCCTGGTCGTCGTCAACCTGGACCCGCACCACACGCAGTCCGGGTGGACGGACCTCGCGCTCGAGGCGCTGGGGCTGGAGGATGGGCAGCCCTACCAGGTCCACGACCTGCTCGGCGGCGGACGCTACCTCTGGGAGGGCCCGCGCAACTACGTGGAGCTCGACCCCCGGGTCCTGCCGGCGCACGTCTTCCGTGTCCGGCGTCGCATCCGACGCGAGCAGGACTTCGAGTACTTCATGTGACCGGAGCTTGGGTGAAACCCCTGCCCACTGGCGCGGAGTGACCCGTGTCCGCACGCAGAACCACTTATCCGCTGGATGACGACCCGCTGTGGTACAAGGACGCGGTGATCTACGAGCTGCACGTGCGTGCGTTTGCCGACAGCGACGACGACGGGATCGGTGACTTTCGTGGGCTGGTGACCAAGCTCGACTACCTGCAAGAGCTCGGCGTCACGGCCGTGTGGCTGCTGCCCTTCTACCCATCGCCGTTGCGCGACGACGGTTACGACATCGCCGACTACATCGACATCCACCCGCACTACGGTACGCTGCGCGACGTCCAGGTCTTCTTTCACGAGGCGCACCGGCGGGGGCTTCGGGTGATCACGGAGCTGGTCCTCAATCATACCTCCGACCAGCATCCCTGGTTCCAGCGGGCCCGCCGCGCCCCGCGCGGCAGCCGCGCGCGGGAGATGTACGTGTGGAGCGACACCCCTGACCGCTACCGCCAGGCGCGGGTCGTCTTCAAAGACTTCGAGACCTCCAACTGGACTTGGGATCCGGTGGCGGGCGCGTACTACTGGCACCGCTTCTACGCGCACCAGCCGGACCTGAACTACGACAACCCGCGCGTGCACCGTGCGATGTTGCGGGTCGTGGACTTCTGGTTGCAGATGGGCGTGGACGGGCTGCGTCTGGATGCCGTGCCTTACCTGTACGAGCGGGAGGGCACGAACTGCGAGAACCTGCCCGAGACGATCGCGTTTCTGCGTGCGCTGCGCCGCCACGTAGATGCCCACTTCCGCAATCGAATGCTCCTCGCGGAGGCCAACCAGTGGCCCGAGGACGTCGTCCCCTACCTGGGGGACGCCTGCCACATGGCGTTCCACTTTCCGCTGATGCCCAGGATGTTCATGGCGATCCACATGGAGGACCGCTTTCCGATCACCGACATCCTCGACCAGACGCCGCCCATCCCCCCGACGTCTCAGTGGGCACTGTTCTTGCGCAACCACGACGAGCTCACCCTGGAGATGGTGACCGACGAGGAGCGGGACTACATGTACCGGGTGTACGCGCACGACCCGCAGGCGCGGATCAACCTGGGCATCCGCCGCCGGCTCGCCCCGTTGCTCGGCAACCACCGGCGGCGCATCGAGCTGATGAACGGCCTGCTGTTCTCGCTTCCGGGTTCGCCCGTCATCTACTACGGGGATGAGATCGGGATGGGCGACAATATCTACCTAGGAGACCGCAACGGCGTGCGCACGCCCATGCAGTGGAGCCCGGATCGCAACGCCGGCTTCTCGCGCGCCAACCCGCAGAAGCTGTACCTGCCGGTAATCATCGATCCCGAGTACCACTACGAGTCGGTCAACGTCGAGGCGCAGCTGCACAACCCGCACTCGCTGCTCTGGTGGATGCGACGCCTGATCGCCCTGCGCAGACGGTACCAGGCTTTCGGGCGCGGCTCCCTGGAGTTGTTGGCGCCCGAGAACCGCAAGGTGCTGGCGTTCGTGCGGCGGTGGGAGGCGGAGACGATCCTCGTGGTCTGCAACCTGTCGCGGTTTGCGCAGTTTGCCGAGCTGGACCTCTCGGAGTTCGCCGGCCGCGTCCCGGTGGAGCTGTTCGGGCGTGTGGCGTTTCCCCGGATCGGCGCGCTCCCATACTTGCTGACGCTGGGGCCGCACGCGTTCTACTGGTTCTCGCTGGAACCGGCACGCGAGCGGGTGCGGCTGCCGTCGGCGCCGGTACGCACGGTGGCGGGGGCGTGGCCCGAAGTCGTGCGCTCGCAGGCATTCGCCGATGCCCTGGCGACTTGGCTGCCAGGGCGCCGCTGGTTCGGGGCGAAGGCGCGAACCATCAAGTCGGTGTCGGTCGAAGACGCCGTCGAGCTGGACGGCCCGCGCGTGCTGCTCGCACTGGTGCGCGTCGACTACGCGGAAGGGACACCCGACCTCTACGCAGTGCCCCTGACGTCGGTGCCCCAGAACCGGCTGTCGTCGCAGGACGGGCCCGGCGCAGCCGTCGTCCGCTTGGCGAGCGGGGACGCCGTCTGCGACGCCTTGTCCGATGCCGATGCTTGCCGGACGCTGCTGCGGGCGATCGGCGCGCGTCGGCCCTTCCGTGGGAAGCGAGGCGAGCTCGTGGCCCGGCGCGTGGCCGGGTTCCGCCTACCGTCAGACCTCCCCGAGCCGCAGCCGCTGCGGGCCGAGCAGAGCAACACGTCCCTCGTTTACGGCGACCGATTGATCCTCAAGCTCTTCCGACGGGTGGAACCCGGACCCAATCCTGAACTGGAGATCGGGCGCTTGCTCACCGAGCGGCGTTTCGCACATGCCGCACCGCTGGTCGCCGCACTTGAGTACCGCGCCGGCCGCGGCGAGCCGGCGACGATCGCGGTGCTGCAGGGTCTGGTGCCCAACCAGGGGGACGCCTGGCAGTACACGCTGGACGCGCTGCGATTTTTTTTCGAGAGCGTGATGGCCTCCCGTGCGCCGGTGGATGCGTCCGCGCCGGCCCCGCTCGAGGTGGGCAACCCACCGCCCGCGATCGCGGAGGCGATCGGCGGTTACTGGGAGGTGGCGCGGCTGCTGGGACGACGGACCGGCGAACTGCACCGGTTGCTGGCGTCTTCTTCGGACCCGGCCTTCGCCCCCGAGCCGTTCACGCCCTTCTATCAGCAGGCAATTTACCAGTCGATGCGGACGGGGGCCGTGCGGGTCTTACGGAAGCTGCGGTCGCGCCTGCCGACGCTGCCGGCGCAGGTGCGCGAAGAGGCGAACCGGGTCGCCGACATGGAACGGTCGATCCTGTCGCGGTTTCGAGCGGTGCGCGACCGGCGCCTGGAGGGGATGCGCATCCGCATCCACGGCGACTACCACCTGGGCCAGGTCCTCCACACCGGCAGGGATTTCGCGATCATCGATTTCGAGGGCGAGCCCGCGCGTCCGCTGAGCGAACGCCGCATCAAACGATCCCCGCTGAGGGACGTCGCCGGGATGCTGCGGTCATTCCATTATGCCGCTTTCGCCGCACTGAACGTGGTGGAGTCGGCCGGGCTCGTTGGCGAGCGGACGACGATGGAGGGGTGGGCGCAGACCTGGTACCGGTGGGTGTCTGCGGCCTTCGTGCAGGCGTATCTCGAGACCGTCGCCGGATCTGGGCTGCTGCCGGGCGACCCGGAAGACCTCGCGCTCTTGCTCGAGGTCCTGCTGCTGGAGAAGGCGGTGTACGAGGTGGGCTACGAACTCAACAACCGGCCGGGGTGGGTGCGCATACCCCTTCGGGGCATCTTGGAGCTCATGGGATCCGGGTGAGCCGTCCGCACGCGGCACGAGCACGCCAAAGGCGCACGCTGCGCGCGCTCGCCGGACGCTACGGCGTGCAGGTCGCCTACCGCGACCTGACCGGCCGGGTCCGTGCCGCCTCCGAGGAGTCGCTGATGGCGGTGCTGCGCGCGCTGGGAGCGCCGTTGGACTCCGCATCCGACGCGCCCGAAGCCCTGCAGGAGCATCGAGACGTGCAACCCACGTTCGGGCCGGTGGCCGTCGCCTGGGAAGGCAAGCTCGTGCTCGTGGCTCCGGCGGGTGTCCGGTGCGAGCGACTGGACTGCGTCGTGCACCACGAGGGCGGTGAGACGCGGTCCTACCGGCTGTCCGGGGTCGGCTCGGTGGGTGGGCGGCGCTTCGTCGTGCCGGATCGCCTGCCGCCCGGATACCATCGCGTCGACATCGAAGCCGATTCGGGGCGCGCAACCTCGCTCGTGATCTCCGCGCCGTCCCGGGTCCCCGATCCGGGCGGTCGCGTCTGGGGACTGTTCGCGCCGCTGTACGCGCTTCGTTCGGTGGAGGACTGGGGGATCGGCGGCTACACCGAGCTGTCTCGTCTGGGAAGGCAAGTGACCGGTCGGGGTGGCGCAGCCGTGGGCACGCTGCCGCTGCTGCCGTGCTTCCTCGACGACCCCTTCGAGCCGAGTCCCTACATGCCGGTCAGCCGGCTGTGCTGGAACGAAGCGTACGTCGATCCGGTCCGGGCAGCCGCGATGGTTGGGATCGACGTGCCGTCGTCGCCCGACCTGCGCGCGCAGCAGGAGTCTGTGCGCGCCGCGGCGTTGGTCGACTACCGCCGCGTCGGTGCGCTGAAGCGGCGCGTGCTCGGTGAGATCGCCGCGCACATCT is from Armatimonadota bacterium and encodes:
- a CDS encoding sugar ABC transporter permease; protein product: MERFAAVLLVAVGAPLVSAAYVAAAELAIRQLPETTQRRVRPWVWVGPALVFLTVFLVYPTVNTFVLSLRNANGTQWVGLANYVFAFTDREMLIAFRNNMIWLAFFTGLTVSAGLLIAVLAERVRYESIAKGIVFLPMALSFVAAGVIWKFVYEFRPAGTPQIGTLNAVLTGLVPGFQPRAWLVNAPENNFFLVLVGVWMWTGFCAVILSAALKGVPTEVLEAGRVDGAGEVRLFWQITLPMIASTVAVVATTMVITSLKVFDVVYVMTNGNFGTEVIANRMYKELFNIRHFGRASAIAIVLFLAILPVMVANIRRFREQEATR
- a CDS encoding bifunctional alpha,alpha-trehalose-phosphate synthase (UDP-forming)/trehalose-phosphatase, whose protein sequence is MLIVANRLPVTVVKRRDGVRLVPSVGGLATGLRAVQQSEDRWIGWPGIARERLSADERTEVDVRLGAVHCQPVHLSQADVEAYYAGFSNRTLWPLAHSFPAYAVYERGYWEAYRRVNEAFAEATGEAATSDDTVWVHDYQLMLVPRELRLRRADATIGFFLHIPFPPWEVFRLLPWRREIVEGILGADLVGFHTHDYALHFLEAAQRLLGVEHRLGRLVVGERLVQVHAFPMGIDYERFARADEDPGVRRELERVRQETSGQRVVLSVDRLDYTKGIPQRLTAFDRFLDCYPDYRGRVTLVMVAVPSRTEVDRYQALRRDVQERIGGIEGRHATLGWTPIRYLYRPVPFSTLAALYRVADVALVTPLRDGMNLVAKEYVASRSDGRGVLILGETAGAARELSEALIVNPNDTEAVAEALHAALTMPVLEQVERNRKMQERLRAHDVRAWARQFIDDLRGVRGVQRRLAGRTLRGESRAALVSAYRGARWRLLLVDYDGTLVGFAGRPADAVPDVSLVELMKALAADPRNRLVLVSGRDRRTLETWWGALPADMAAEHGAWVREGGAWCLVTDDAPAWKVEVRRILDAYTVRTPGTFVEEKTLSLAWHYRLADPVLGSLRADELIATLSQLAGLWQLGIVAGNRVVEIKDGRVGKGRVAARWLQSREWDFVLAAGDDATDEEMFAAMPEDAHTIKVGFGPTRARHWVADPTEIREVLGELARAGAPRGDATEG
- a CDS encoding alpha-1,4-glucan--maltose-1-phosphate maltosyltransferase, yielding MSGLENRRRVVIEAVQPQVDGGRFAVKRTVGDRLVVTADVFADGHDSVACALLWRREDEEDWNEVPMEPVGDDRWRAAFVVDGVGRYRYTVEGWIDRFGSWVRDLEKRMRAGQQTNVDLQIGASLVEDAAGRAAGPDRADLMKAARVLREGTVEATRTAFSRELAALMARHDPRRIVTRYERELQVVVDRQRAGFSAWYELFPRSCATEPGRHGTFRDVERLLPYVAGMGFDVLYLPPIHPIGRTHRKGKNNSPVAGPDDPGSPWAIGGPEGGHKAVHPQLGTLDDFRRLVRAAREYGLEIALDLAFQCSPDHPYVREHPEWFRLRPDGTIQYAENPPKKYQDIYPFDFECEAWESLWAELRDVVRFWIAQGVEIFRVDNPHTKPFAFWEWLIEDIRRDHPNVIFLSEAFTRPKVMYRLAKVGFTQSYTYFAWRNTRWELEQYFTELTQTPVRDFFRANLWPNTPDILPEYLQLGGRPAFAARLVLAATLGANYGIYGPAFELCEATPREPGSEEYHNSEKYEIRCWDRDRPGSLRELVAQVNRIRRENPALQRDDTLRFHATNNDRLIVYSKVTDDRENAILVVVNLDPHHTQSGWTDLALEALGLEDGQPYQVHDLLGGGRYLWEGPRNYVELDPRVLPAHVFRVRRRIRREQDFEYFM
- the treS gene encoding maltose alpha-D-glucosyltransferase — protein: MSARRTTYPLDDDPLWYKDAVIYELHVRAFADSDDDGIGDFRGLVTKLDYLQELGVTAVWLLPFYPSPLRDDGYDIADYIDIHPHYGTLRDVQVFFHEAHRRGLRVITELVLNHTSDQHPWFQRARRAPRGSRAREMYVWSDTPDRYRQARVVFKDFETSNWTWDPVAGAYYWHRFYAHQPDLNYDNPRVHRAMLRVVDFWLQMGVDGLRLDAVPYLYEREGTNCENLPETIAFLRALRRHVDAHFRNRMLLAEANQWPEDVVPYLGDACHMAFHFPLMPRMFMAIHMEDRFPITDILDQTPPIPPTSQWALFLRNHDELTLEMVTDEERDYMYRVYAHDPQARINLGIRRRLAPLLGNHRRRIELMNGLLFSLPGSPVIYYGDEIGMGDNIYLGDRNGVRTPMQWSPDRNAGFSRANPQKLYLPVIIDPEYHYESVNVEAQLHNPHSLLWWMRRLIALRRRYQAFGRGSLELLAPENRKVLAFVRRWEAETILVVCNLSRFAQFAELDLSEFAGRVPVELFGRVAFPRIGALPYLLTLGPHAFYWFSLEPARERVRLPSAPVRTVAGAWPEVVRSQAFADALATWLPGRRWFGAKARTIKSVSVEDAVELDGPRVLLALVRVDYAEGTPDLYAVPLTSVPQNRLSSQDGPGAAVVRLASGDAVCDALSDADACRTLLRAIGARRPFRGKRGELVARRVAGFRLPSDLPEPQPLRAEQSNTSLVYGDRLILKLFRRVEPGPNPELEIGRLLTERRFAHAAPLVAALEYRAGRGEPATIAVLQGLVPNQGDAWQYTLDALRFFFESVMASRAPVDASAPAPLEVGNPPPAIAEAIGGYWEVARLLGRRTGELHRLLASSSDPAFAPEPFTPFYQQAIYQSMRTGAVRVLRKLRSRLPTLPAQVREEANRVADMERSILSRFRAVRDRRLEGMRIRIHGDYHLGQVLHTGRDFAIIDFEGEPARPLSERRIKRSPLRDVAGMLRSFHYAAFAALNVVESAGLVGERTTMEGWAQTWYRWVSAAFVQAYLETVAGSGLLPGDPEDLALLLEVLLLEKAVYEVGYELNNRPGWVRIPLRGILELMGSG
- a CDS encoding carbohydrate ABC transporter permease, with the protein product MALALPAHVGLWILCTIWLVPTVGLLVSSFRPARDVATSGWWTVLWNPTFTLENYAQVLTTQNMALSFANSLVITIPATVIPLLIAAFAAYAFAWMEFPGRGALFIVVVALLVIPLQTTLVPVLRLFNALGLTGTFPALWLAHTGYGLPFAIYLLRNFIGSLPRDLFESAYLDGASPLTAFFRLVLPLSVPALASLAIFQFLWVWNDLLAALIYLGGRPAVAPMTVTISNLVNSLGGGWHLLTAAAFVSMALPLIVFFALQRYFVSGILTGAVKG
- a CDS encoding glycosyltransferase → MLQRVACKVKSLAAYAAVAGGEVLDEIRDLGRALRGLQLVQVNSAAHGGGVAELLTSMIPLECDVGLDAQWWVIGGAQEFFRVTKGFHNALQGATFDLTDQVQDVYLRHNETCAAELAGPFDVAIVHDPQPAAMRRYSNVDARWVWRCHIDTSSPNAAVWAFLKPYVESYDAAVFTLPKFVPADWVGPSTAFVPPAIDPLSPKNRVLPRHLCREEVAEFGVDLTRPLVIQVSRFDPWKDPQGVIDAYRIVKAQMPEVQLALIGAMADDDPGGWEIYEQIRTEGEGDPDFFLFTNLTGVGAHEVNAFQSVADVAVQKSIREGFGLVVSEALWKRTPVVGGRAGGIPLQIEDGVGGFLVDSVESCADRILYLLTHPDEASLIAQRGWERVRDRFLIPRLVRDELRLVRSLVDRGGSAANEGPKGAAC